One window of the Pedobacter ginsengisoli genome contains the following:
- a CDS encoding YpdA family putative bacillithiol disulfide reductase, with translation MEVTDLVIIGAGPIGIACGIEAKKAGLTYVIIEKGCLVNSLYNYPQNMTFFSTSEKLEIGGVPFVSNNPKPTRSEALEYYRRVALKFQLNTRLFELVDEVTRQDEGFIVNTSKSGYLTRNVVISTGFYDLPNKINIPGEELPKVAHYYKDPHYYAMQNVIVVGASNSSVDAALETYRKGAKVTMVVRDEAISKRVKYWVRPDVVNRIEEGSIKAYFNSELVSITNDTAEIRTPDGIVTIPNDFVLALTGYQPDFDLLRKFGVKLSEDEKCSPEHNLETMETNEKGIYLAGVVCGGMDTHLWFIENSRDHAAKIIKDIKDKS, from the coding sequence ATGGAAGTTACTGATTTAGTTATTATAGGAGCAGGGCCAATTGGTATTGCCTGTGGTATTGAAGCTAAAAAAGCTGGTTTAACCTACGTGATCATCGAAAAGGGATGTCTTGTAAATTCATTATATAATTATCCTCAGAACATGACCTTCTTTTCTACATCAGAGAAGCTGGAAATAGGAGGAGTTCCTTTTGTTTCAAATAATCCTAAGCCTACACGTTCCGAAGCGCTTGAGTATTATAGACGGGTAGCACTTAAGTTTCAACTAAACACAAGGCTTTTTGAATTGGTTGATGAAGTTACGAGACAAGATGAAGGTTTTATAGTAAATACTTCAAAATCAGGCTATCTAACCAGAAACGTTGTTATCTCTACGGGATTTTACGATCTCCCCAATAAAATAAATATACCAGGTGAGGAGCTTCCAAAGGTAGCGCACTATTACAAAGACCCTCATTACTATGCAATGCAAAATGTTATTGTTGTTGGGGCCAGTAATTCTTCGGTAGATGCAGCTTTGGAAACTTACAGAAAAGGAGCCAAGGTAACTATGGTTGTAAGGGATGAAGCCATAAGTAAACGTGTTAAATATTGGGTTAGACCAGATGTTGTGAATCGCATTGAGGAAGGAAGTATTAAAGCCTATTTCAATTCAGAATTGGTTAGCATAACCAATGATACTGCTGAAATACGTACACCTGATGGAATAGTTACTATTCCTAATGATTTTGTACTGGCTCTAACAGGTTATCAGCCAGATTTTGATTTGCTGAGAAAATTTGGCGTTAAACTTAGTGAAGACGAGAAATGCTCACCTGAACATAATTTAGAGACAATGGAAACCAATGAAAAAGGTATCTATTTAGCTGGGGTAGTTTGTGGTGGCATGGATACCCATTTATGGTTTATTGAGAACTCAAGAGACCATGCAGCCAAAATCATAAAAGATATTAAGGATAAAAGCTAA
- a CDS encoding AraC family transcriptional regulator, with amino-acid sequence METKKKIKEGFLGQKMIVLTPNIRKSIKNNPLINSFYLTAIGYYPNAVGHDRERKTGSAEFILIYCVDGEGSVELDNKVYNLRANTFFIIPKNTPHRYFSSLKNPWSIYWLHFSGVNSRMIYERSLFEGQSEVHSIPFEQDRIDIFNQIYTMLEESFGTKEMEIMNFRLLYFVTSLIYYKEINPSVYNKDAVSSSISFMKDNLDKRLTVNQLAEQQKISLSHYLRIFKQKTGISPIAYYNQLKIQHSCQYLYFTDKSIKEICTVLGIDDQYYFSRLFSKLIGTSPSEYRKKHKK; translated from the coding sequence ATGGAAACAAAAAAGAAAATTAAAGAAGGATTTTTAGGGCAAAAAATGATTGTTCTTACTCCTAATATTAGGAAAAGTATTAAAAACAACCCTTTAATCAACTCTTTTTACCTTACCGCAATAGGTTATTATCCTAATGCTGTGGGGCATGACAGAGAGCGCAAAACAGGTTCCGCTGAGTTTATTTTAATTTATTGCGTAGATGGTGAAGGTTCTGTAGAACTGGACAATAAAGTTTATAATTTAAGAGCGAATACCTTCTTTATTATCCCCAAAAATACACCCCATAGGTACTTTAGTTCATTAAAGAATCCATGGAGTATCTACTGGTTACATTTTAGCGGGGTTAATTCACGTATGATTTACGAACGTTCTCTTTTTGAAGGACAATCTGAAGTGCATTCTATTCCATTTGAGCAGGATAGAATAGATATATTTAATCAGATATATACCATGCTCGAGGAAAGTTTTGGCACTAAGGAAATGGAGATCATGAATTTCAGGTTGCTCTATTTTGTAACCTCTCTAATTTATTATAAAGAGATAAATCCGTCTGTTTATAATAAAGACGCAGTAAGCAGCTCGATTTCATTTATGAAAGATAACCTGGATAAACGGCTTACCGTAAACCAACTTGCCGAACAACAAAAGATTTCTCTGTCTCATTATTTAAGGATATTTAAACAAAAAACAGGTATTTCGCCTATAGCTTATTATAATCAGCTTAAAATCCAGCACTCATGTCAATATCTTTATTTCACTGATAAAAGCATTAAAGAGATTTGCACTGTACTAGGTATTGATGATCAATATTATTTTTCTCGATTGTTTAGCAAGCTCATCGGCACATCTCCTTCCGAATACAGAAAAAAACACAAAAAGTAA
- a CDS encoding sugar porter family MFS transporter has product MEKITFNHKYIIGISFISALGGYLFGFDFAVISGALPFLRTQFMLDAWWEGFLTGSLALGCIVGCLIAGNIADRYGRKPGLMIAAIIFALSSIGIAFASSLTLFVVMRFMAGIGVGMASMLCPMYIAEISPAKVRGRNVAINQLTVVIGILITNLVNYFLADTGPDAWRWMFGLGVVPSLIFLIGVLWLPESPRWLVKAGRPEKANEVLLKIGSESFASSTFSDIEKSLVGVKKQSYKAVFEKSVRPAVIVGIILAVFQQLCGINVVFNYTSTIFESVGANLDRQLFETVAIGAVNLLFTLLAMWQVDKLGRKPLMLIGSLGLSIVYIILAFLLQNQFPASLVSAFVLLAISMYAISLAPVTWVLISEIFPNKIRGAASSVAIISLWGAYFILVFTFPVLAKKLGTFGPFYLYAAICFLGFLFIKKRVKETKGQTLEELEESFVRH; this is encoded by the coding sequence ATGGAAAAAATAACTTTTAATCATAAATACATTATCGGCATCTCCTTCATTTCCGCTCTTGGAGGATACCTATTTGGATTCGATTTTGCAGTAATATCAGGCGCATTACCCTTTTTACGAACTCAGTTTATGCTGGATGCATGGTGGGAGGGGTTCTTAACTGGCTCGTTGGCTCTGGGATGCATTGTAGGATGTTTAATTGCCGGTAATATTGCAGATCGATATGGAAGGAAGCCCGGACTTATGATTGCGGCAATTATTTTTGCGCTGTCATCAATAGGTATTGCTTTCGCATCAAGTCTTACACTTTTTGTTGTGATGAGATTTATGGCGGGGATTGGTGTAGGTATGGCTTCTATGTTATGTCCAATGTATATTGCTGAAATTTCGCCAGCAAAAGTAAGAGGACGAAATGTAGCAATTAACCAATTAACAGTAGTAATTGGTATTTTGATAACCAATTTAGTGAACTACTTTCTGGCTGATACAGGCCCAGATGCATGGCGTTGGATGTTTGGGCTTGGAGTAGTACCATCTTTGATATTTTTAATTGGTGTACTTTGGTTACCCGAAAGTCCAAGATGGCTTGTTAAAGCTGGCAGACCTGAGAAAGCAAATGAAGTGTTACTAAAAATTGGTTCTGAATCATTTGCAAGTTCTACATTCTCTGATATCGAAAAATCACTTGTAGGAGTAAAAAAACAATCGTACAAAGCAGTATTTGAAAAAAGTGTTCGTCCGGCCGTTATTGTAGGTATTATACTGGCTGTTTTTCAGCAGTTATGTGGTATTAACGTTGTATTCAATTATACATCAACAATATTTGAATCAGTAGGTGCTAATTTGGACAGACAACTTTTTGAAACTGTAGCTATTGGCGCCGTAAACCTACTGTTTACTTTATTAGCCATGTGGCAGGTAGATAAATTGGGCAGAAAGCCACTTATGCTTATCGGGTCTTTAGGTTTATCAATTGTATATATCATATTGGCTTTTCTATTACAAAATCAATTCCCGGCAAGTTTGGTTTCTGCTTTTGTATTATTAGCGATTAGTATGTATGCAATTTCATTGGCGCCGGTTACATGGGTGCTTATCTCCGAAATTTTCCCTAACAAAATACGTGGGGCAGCATCGTCTGTGGCCATTATCTCGTTATGGGGCGCCTATTTTATCCTTGTATTTACATTTCCTGTATTGGCTAAAAAACTGGGCACATTTGGTCCGTTCTACCTGTATGCGGCTATTTGCTTTTTAGGATTTCTTTTCATCAAAAAAAGAGTTAAAGAAACAAAAGGACAAACACTAGAGGAACTGGAAGAGAGTTTTGTTAGGCATTAA
- a CDS encoding DUF5107 domain-containing protein, giving the protein MKSMSVSVWEEKVIIPTYGIGKPNKNPMFFEKRIYQGSSGVVYPNPVVEKIFDEKTDKEYIGLFLENDYIKMMILPELGGRIQMAYDKIKERHFIYYNQVIKPALVGLTGPWISGGIEFNWPQHHRPTTFNPIDYKLEENTDGSKTVWVNEVEQMFHTKGMAGFTLYPDKAYIEIKAKLLNRSELPQTFLWWANPAVKVNDHYQSVFPPDVNAVFDHGKRDVSTFPIATGTYYKVDYSPGTDISMYKNIPVPTSYMAINSDYDFVGGYEHDTEGGLLHVANHHVSPGKKQWTWGHSDFGVAWDRNLTDEDGPYIELMTGMFTDNQPDFTWLMPNEEKSFTQYFMPYKSLGVIKNASKDMLLSVNKIDNKIKLQIYVTSIQNNLSVKLSDSDKTYFEEVVSITPNDVYTQVIEVGAGFNENELLFVIYNAKGRELLRYEPSRNKINDIPEAAKPALPPGDIKSNEQLFLTGQHLEQYRHATYSPVPYYEKALEREPGDVRSNNALGLWYLRRGQFEKSEPYFRKAIETSIQRNPNPYDCEAYYNLGLCLKFQNKLEEAYKVFYKSTWNKAYKDSGYFSVAQIDMFNEDYEISLEHINHSIDNNANNSKAYVLKSSAYRKLEQINDAIRTTDLALEKDAFNLGALFEKVCIYRSLKDVLNEDKYLKELLKLSRGYEQNFIEYAIDYAESGLFSEAIDLLTYAIKGEETSPLVYYYLGYFYYKLSETEQALSYLKAAAEANSYLCFPNRLQEINVLRLAIELNPADSKAPYYLGNLFYDKRQYDEAITYWEASAKLNGNFPTVLRNLGIAYFNKQNKQDVALKCFEKAFELDPKDDRLCMELHQLYKRLNRSPNERLSFLESNLNTALERDDVYLDLVSIYNFLGQNEKAYELLMQHKFHPWEGGEGKASGQFVCSLIELAKQKIHNESYQEAITLLNDAQTYPHNLGEGKLYGAQENDIFYWLGCAYKGLNDEDNSKKYFNMATKGLDEPSAAMFYNDQQPDKIFYQGLAWKKLNNTEYAEQIFNKLIDYGNQHINDQVKIDYFAVSLPNLLIFEDDLDIRNKVHCYFLQGLGYLGLAKFENASNALLKALELDAEHLGARLHLDMVKQNFDYRM; this is encoded by the coding sequence ATGAAAAGCATGAGCGTAAGCGTTTGGGAAGAGAAAGTTATTATACCAACCTATGGTATTGGTAAGCCTAATAAAAACCCTATGTTCTTTGAAAAAAGAATCTATCAGGGGAGCAGTGGTGTTGTTTATCCTAATCCGGTTGTAGAAAAGATATTTGATGAAAAGACTGATAAAGAGTACATCGGACTATTTCTTGAAAACGATTATATAAAAATGATGATTCTGCCAGAACTGGGTGGCCGTATCCAGATGGCATATGATAAGATAAAAGAAAGGCATTTTATTTATTACAATCAGGTAATTAAACCGGCATTGGTTGGGTTAACAGGTCCATGGATTTCGGGAGGTATAGAGTTTAACTGGCCGCAACATCACCGGCCTACTACCTTTAATCCAATTGATTACAAGCTTGAAGAAAATACTGATGGAAGTAAAACTGTTTGGGTTAATGAGGTTGAACAGATGTTTCATACTAAAGGAATGGCCGGTTTTACCCTTTATCCTGATAAAGCATATATAGAAATTAAAGCCAAGTTATTAAACAGATCAGAACTGCCACAAACCTTTTTGTGGTGGGCCAACCCGGCTGTAAAGGTTAATGATCACTATCAGTCTGTTTTTCCACCTGATGTAAATGCTGTTTTTGATCATGGAAAAAGGGATGTTTCTACCTTTCCTATTGCTACAGGAACTTATTATAAGGTCGATTATTCGCCTGGTACAGATATATCAATGTACAAAAACATTCCTGTTCCTACTTCATATATGGCAATCAACTCTGATTATGATTTTGTAGGCGGATATGAACATGATACTGAAGGAGGTTTGCTTCATGTTGCCAATCATCACGTTTCGCCAGGTAAAAAGCAATGGACCTGGGGGCATAGTGATTTTGGAGTTGCCTGGGACAGAAATCTAACGGATGAAGACGGCCCTTACATTGAATTAATGACAGGGATGTTTACTGACAATCAGCCGGATTTTACATGGTTGATGCCAAATGAGGAAAAGTCTTTTACGCAATACTTTATGCCCTACAAGTCATTGGGCGTAATTAAGAATGCAAGTAAAGATATGTTATTGTCTGTTAATAAAATAGACAATAAAATTAAACTACAAATTTATGTAACATCTATTCAAAACAATCTCTCTGTTAAGCTAAGTGATAGTGATAAAACTTATTTTGAAGAAGTAGTAAGTATCACACCTAATGACGTATATACTCAAGTGATAGAAGTAGGAGCTGGCTTTAATGAGAATGAGTTGTTGTTTGTTATTTATAATGCTAAAGGGCGAGAATTATTGAGATATGAACCTTCAAGGAATAAGATTAACGACATTCCTGAAGCAGCAAAACCGGCGCTGCCTCCTGGAGATATTAAAAGCAATGAACAGCTATTCTTAACCGGACAGCATCTGGAACAATACAGGCATGCTACCTATAGTCCGGTACCATATTATGAAAAAGCCTTAGAAAGGGAGCCAGGAGATGTAAGGAGCAACAATGCATTGGGATTATGGTATTTAAGAAGAGGCCAGTTCGAAAAAAGTGAACCATACTTTCGGAAAGCAATAGAAACAAGTATCCAGCGCAATCCAAATCCTTATGATTGTGAGGCATATTATAATTTAGGCTTATGTCTTAAATTTCAAAATAAATTGGAAGAGGCTTACAAAGTATTTTATAAATCTACCTGGAATAAAGCTTATAAAGACAGCGGTTATTTTTCTGTAGCACAGATTGATATGTTTAATGAAGATTACGAGATTTCATTAGAGCACATTAACCATTCAATAGATAATAATGCAAATAATAGTAAGGCTTATGTTTTAAAATCGTCTGCTTACAGAAAGCTGGAACAAATAAATGATGCTATTCGTACCACTGATCTTGCTCTTGAAAAGGATGCATTTAATTTGGGCGCATTGTTTGAGAAAGTATGTATTTACAGATCTTTAAAAGATGTATTAAATGAGGATAAGTATCTAAAGGAGCTTCTTAAATTATCCAGAGGCTATGAGCAGAACTTTATTGAGTATGCTATTGATTATGCAGAATCAGGTTTATTTTCTGAAGCAATAGATTTACTAACCTATGCGATTAAAGGAGAAGAAACAAGTCCACTGGTTTATTATTACCTGGGATATTTTTATTATAAACTAAGTGAAACCGAACAGGCATTAAGCTATCTGAAAGCTGCTGCTGAGGCCAATTCCTATTTATGTTTTCCAAATAGGTTGCAGGAAATAAACGTTTTAAGATTAGCTATAGAATTAAATCCTGCCGATTCAAAAGCTCCTTACTATCTGGGAAACCTATTTTACGATAAGAGACAATACGATGAGGCAATTACTTACTGGGAAGCATCAGCAAAATTAAATGGTAATTTCCCAACTGTGCTGAGAAATCTGGGTATTGCCTATTTCAATAAACAAAACAAGCAGGATGTAGCACTAAAATGTTTCGAAAAAGCATTTGAATTAGACCCTAAGGATGATCGCTTATGTATGGAATTGCACCAGCTTTACAAGAGATTAAACAGAAGTCCTAATGAGCGTTTAAGTTTTCTGGAGAGCAATCTTAACACAGCATTAGAAAGAGATGATGTATACCTTGATTTGGTATCTATTTATAATTTTTTAGGTCAAAATGAGAAGGCATATGAACTCCTTATGCAGCACAAATTTCATCCATGGGAAGGTGGAGAAGGCAAAGCCTCAGGTCAATTTGTATGCAGCCTGATTGAACTTGCCAAGCAAAAGATACATAATGAATCTTATCAGGAAGCCATAACTCTATTGAATGATGCGCAAACTTATCCTCATAACCTTGGCGAAGGAAAATTATATGGTGCTCAGGAGAATGATATATTTTATTGGCTGGGTTGTGCTTATAAGGGATTAAATGATGAGGATAACTCGAAGAAATATTTTAACATGGCTACAAAAGGACTGGATGAACCATCGGCTGCTATGTTTTACAACGATCAGCAACCAGACAAAATATTTTATCAGGGACTTGCGTGGAAAAAACTTAACAACACGGAGTATGCCGAACAGATATTTAATAAGTTAATAGACTATGGTAATCAGCATATTAATGATCAGGTTAAGATTGATTACTTTGCTGTGTCATTGCCAAACCTATTGATATTTGAAGATGATCTTGATATTAGAAATAAAGTTCATTGCTATTTTCTGCAAGGTTTAGGCTATCTTGGCCTTGCAAAATTTGAAAATGCCAGTAATGCACTATTAAAAGCCCTGGAACTTGATGCAGAGCATCTGGGCGCAAGGCTTCATCTAGACATGGTTAAACAAAATTTTGATTATAGAATGTAA
- a CDS encoding alpha-galactosidase, whose translation MIFNKHSIPAYVSFAMISASIMVASAKLTAQTIIPIETQNNALILQADADKDLGTIYFGKKLSNSSEYSQVLNVFKQTPDYTGMLNSAYTGSGSRNLLEPAITVTHADGNNSLDLKYVSHDLKKIDDDVTLLSIVLKDPAYNFTVTLYYKSYYKEDVVEQWSSIKHNEKGNVTLHKYASANLHIKGAGYYLNQYHGDWAKEMQSEESKLTHGIKTLDTKLGTRANLFQPSVFMVSVNKPATEDEGTVLFGALEYSGNFRTDLEVDYQDNLRIISGINNYASPYTLKPNEEFVTPVFLYTLSTQGKGVASRNLQSWARNYKLLDGKGTRLTLLNNWEATYFDFNESKLAGLLKDTKKLGVDLFLLDDGWFANKYPRNGDVAGLGDWEENKEKLPNGISSLVKEAQNNSVKFGIWIEPEMVNPKSVLYEKHPDWVVKQPKRDEYYFRNQLILDLTNPKVQDFVFGVVDGLFTKNPDLAYIKWDCNAVIYNAHSATLKNQSHFYIEYVRGLYKVLERIRAKYPTVPMMLCSGGGGRVDYAALKYFTEFWPSDNTDPLERIFMQWEYSYFYPAIASSNHVTDWGKQPIKFRTDVAMMGKLGFDIVVSHLKENDLKYCQDAIKVYNEIKPIIWQGNQYRLSNPKESSVASMLYMDENKSSGVIFNYLVNYRYGVNSSLPILLKGLDAAKKYKIEEINLYPGTSSSIKGDKSYTGDFLMKVGFNPDVNSSRTSVILKIEEVK comes from the coding sequence ATGATATTTAATAAACACTCAATTCCAGCCTACGTATCATTTGCTATGATTTCGGCAAGTATAATGGTTGCATCGGCCAAGCTAACTGCACAAACAATTATTCCTATTGAAACGCAAAATAATGCCCTGATATTACAGGCAGATGCAGATAAAGATCTGGGAACAATTTATTTTGGAAAAAAGTTATCCAATAGCAGTGAATACAGTCAGGTATTGAATGTGTTTAAACAAACTCCTGATTATACAGGAATGCTTAATTCAGCATATACAGGTTCAGGCTCACGCAATTTATTGGAGCCTGCAATTACAGTAACTCATGCAGATGGTAACAATTCTCTGGATTTAAAATATGTAAGCCATGATTTAAAGAAGATTGATGATGATGTTACGCTATTAAGCATAGTCTTGAAAGATCCGGCCTATAATTTTACTGTTACCCTTTATTATAAAAGCTATTATAAGGAAGATGTGGTAGAACAATGGTCATCTATTAAACATAATGAAAAAGGTAATGTTACACTTCATAAATATGCATCTGCAAATCTTCATATAAAAGGTGCAGGTTATTATTTGAACCAATACCATGGCGACTGGGCTAAAGAAATGCAGTCTGAAGAGTCTAAACTTACCCACGGCATCAAAACTCTTGATACAAAGTTAGGCACAAGGGCTAACCTTTTTCAGCCATCTGTATTTATGGTATCTGTAAATAAGCCGGCAACAGAAGATGAAGGTACAGTGCTATTTGGTGCATTAGAATACAGCGGAAATTTCCGTACTGATCTGGAAGTAGATTATCAGGATAATTTGCGTATTATTTCTGGTATAAACAATTATGCTTCACCATACACACTTAAGCCAAATGAAGAGTTTGTTACCCCTGTTTTTCTTTATACCTTATCAACCCAGGGTAAAGGTGTAGCAAGCAGAAATCTACAAAGTTGGGCAAGAAATTACAAACTACTTGATGGTAAAGGTACCAGGTTAACATTGCTTAATAACTGGGAAGCAACTTATTTTGATTTCAATGAAAGCAAACTTGCCGGGCTTTTAAAAGACACAAAAAAGCTAGGTGTAGATTTATTCCTGTTAGACGATGGTTGGTTTGCAAATAAGTATCCCCGTAATGGCGATGTTGCTGGTTTAGGAGATTGGGAAGAGAACAAAGAAAAACTGCCAAACGGGATTTCTTCGTTGGTTAAAGAAGCTCAGAATAACAGTGTGAAATTTGGCATCTGGATAGAACCTGAAATGGTGAATCCTAAAAGCGTTTTATATGAAAAACACCCTGATTGGGTGGTTAAGCAACCTAAAAGAGATGAGTATTATTTTAGAAACCAGTTGATTCTCGACTTAACTAATCCTAAAGTTCAGGACTTTGTATTTGGTGTAGTTGATGGTCTGTTTACGAAAAATCCTGATTTAGCCTACATTAAATGGGATTGTAATGCGGTTATTTACAATGCACACTCTGCAACCCTTAAAAATCAGTCGCACTTTTACATTGAATATGTGCGCGGATTATACAAAGTATTAGAAAGAATAAGAGCCAAATACCCTACTGTACCAATGATGCTTTGTTCAGGCGGCGGCGGCAGGGTAGACTATGCTGCATTAAAATATTTTACGGAATTTTGGCCTAGTGATAATACTGATCCACTTGAGCGTATTTTTATGCAATGGGAATATTCTTATTTCTACCCTGCAATAGCAAGCTCTAATCACGTTACTGATTGGGGTAAGCAACCAATTAAATTCCGTACAGATGTAGCTATGATGGGCAAGTTGGGATTTGATATTGTGGTTAGTCATTTAAAAGAGAATGACCTTAAGTATTGCCAGGATGCAATTAAAGTTTACAACGAAATTAAACCGATAATTTGGCAAGGTAACCAATACCGTTTATCAAACCCAAAAGAATCCAGTGTGGCTTCTATGCTATACATGGATGAGAACAAATCCTCTGGTGTGATCTTTAACTACCTTGTTAATTATAGATATGGGGTAAACAGTAGCTTGCCAATTCTATTAAAAGGACTGGATGCAGCCAAGAAATACAAAATTGAAGAGATAAATCTTTATCCGGGTACCAGTTCTTCTATAAAAGGTGATAAATCCTACACAGGTGATTTCTTAATGAAAGTAGGCTTTAACCCTGATGTAAACTCCTCAAGAACAAGTGTAATATTAAAAATTGAGGAAGTAAAATAG
- a CDS encoding UDP-glucose--hexose-1-phosphate uridylyltransferase — MDTNFDLNEHPHTRQNILTGEWVLVSPHRTKRPWQGKVESLPADNRPEHDPACYLCAGNKRADGSKNPDYTTNFAFTNDYSALLPDTPVGEISIDGLLRAESQSGICRVIAFSPRHDLTLAELELTAINGIIQLWAEEFKALSENPSIKHIQIFENKGELMGCSNPHPHGQIWAQNSIPLEIHKETENQKKYFQVNGRSLLSDYLKVELKEQKRIVFENDSFVVLVPFWAVWPYETMIVSKRHVRSILEFTDKEQEDLADALKNITVRYDNLFQVSFPYSAGMHQMPVNDGNHAEWHWHMHFYPPLLRSATIKKFMVGYEMLGNPQRDITPEAAAETLRNLSEIHYKSINL; from the coding sequence ATGGATACCAATTTTGATTTGAATGAACATCCGCACACGCGGCAAAATATTTTAACCGGAGAATGGGTTTTAGTATCTCCACACAGAACTAAGCGGCCTTGGCAGGGAAAAGTAGAGTCCCTGCCTGCCGATAACCGACCTGAACATGATCCGGCTTGTTACCTTTGCGCCGGTAACAAAAGAGCAGACGGAAGCAAGAATCCTGATTACACTACGAATTTTGCTTTTACTAACGATTATTCAGCACTGTTGCCGGATACGCCAGTAGGAGAAATATCAATAGATGGCTTACTTAGAGCTGAAAGCCAATCGGGAATTTGCAGGGTTATTGCTTTTTCTCCGCGTCATGATCTTACACTCGCAGAACTTGAGTTGACGGCTATTAATGGCATTATTCAACTATGGGCCGAAGAATTTAAGGCTTTAAGCGAAAACCCTTCTATTAAGCACATACAGATATTTGAAAATAAAGGAGAACTGATGGGCTGTAGTAATCCGCACCCTCATGGTCAGATCTGGGCACAAAATAGTATTCCGCTTGAAATTCATAAAGAAACAGAAAATCAGAAAAAATATTTTCAGGTAAACGGCAGAAGCTTACTCTCAGATTACCTTAAAGTAGAGCTTAAAGAGCAAAAAAGAATAGTATTTGAAAATGATAGTTTTGTAGTATTGGTGCCATTTTGGGCTGTATGGCCATATGAAACCATGATTGTCAGTAAAAGACATGTTAGGAGCATATTAGAGTTTACTGATAAAGAACAAGAAGATCTTGCAGATGCACTTAAAAACATTACGGTGAGATATGATAATCTTTTCCAGGTTTCATTTCCTTATTCAGCTGGTATGCACCAAATGCCGGTAAATGATGGCAATCATGCAGAATGGCATTGGCATATGCATTTTTACCCGCCACTTTTACGCTCCGCAACAATTAAAAAATTTATGGTTGGGTACGAAATGCTAGGCAATCCTCAACGTGATATTACTCCTGAAGCGGCAGCAGAAACATTAAGAAATTTATCAGAAATTCATTATAAAAGTATAAATCTTTAA
- a CDS encoding RNA polymerase sigma factor has translation MNTTDFNHQLSLNQNALESFAFKFTQDYEDANDLVQDTLLKAMRYSRKFRDGTNFRGWLYTIMKNTFINSYRRGVKTRSFIATHEEIPVSQLQNSATGNFGENKFMLEDIHNAMKKLQPEYLTPFIKYFEGFKYHEISEMLHVPIGTVKTRIHMARGILKKNLKMYTKEFAGNGY, from the coding sequence ATGAACACTACTGATTTCAACCATCAACTTAGTCTCAATCAAAACGCTCTAGAATCTTTTGCCTTTAAGTTTACCCAAGACTATGAGGATGCTAATGATCTTGTTCAGGACACCTTATTAAAGGCCATGCGATATTCCAGAAAATTCCGGGATGGAACTAATTTTCGTGGATGGTTATATACAATTATGAAGAACACGTTTATTAATAGCTATAGACGAGGGGTAAAGACCAGATCATTCATTGCAACACACGAAGAAATTCCAGTATCGCAATTGCAAAACAGTGCTACAGGAAATTTCGGAGAGAATAAATTCATGCTCGAAGATATTCATAACGCTATGAAAAAACTTCAGCCAGAATATTTAACTCCTTTCATTAAGTATTTTGAAGGATTTAAATATCATGAAATCTCTGAAATGCTACATGTGCCAATTGGTACGGTTAAAACAAGAATACACATGGCCAGAGGTATCTTAAAAAAGAACCTTAAAATGTATACAAAAGAATTTGCAGGTAACGGTTACTAA